The sequence CCAAGTTCACGTTTTACAGATGCGATTGCAGCAACGCACGGTGTATAAAGCAGACAGAATACTAAGAGTGCAGCTGCGCCGACTGTCGTCAGGCTTCCCTGCAAAGTCACTGTGCTTCCAAACAACACTGTAAGCGATGAGACCACGCTTTCTTTAGCGAGAAATCCTGAGATCAACGCTGTCACAATTCTCCAGTCTCCAAATCCAACCGGAATAAAGATTGGAGCAAGTGCTCCTGCGACAAGAGCCAGAATACTATGTTGTGAATCGGATACCATGTTCAGCCCTGTATCAAAGTTCTGCAAAAACCATATGACGATCGTCGCAATGAATATAACCGTAAATGCTCTCTGCAAGAAGTCTTTTGCCTTATCCCATAACAAATGTCCCACATTCTTTGCTCCCGGCATACGATAGTTTGGAAGTTCCATGACGAACGGCACTGCCTCTCCTTTAAACGCTGTCTTTTTGAAAATCAGCGCCATAACGATTCCCATCACAATTCCAAACACGTACAGTGCAATCATCACCAAAGCTCCATGATCCGGGAAAAATGCTGCAGTAAAAAATGCATAGATTGGAAGCTTTGCCGTACAGCTCATAAACGGCGTCAGCAGAATCGTCATTTTACGGTCTCGCTCTGATGGCAATGTACGGCTCGCCATAACACCCGGGACCGTACACCCGAATCCAATCAGCATCGGCACAATACTTCTTCCGGAAAGACCAAGTTTTCGAAGTAATTTATCCATGATAAATGCCACACGTGCCATATATCCACTATCCTCCAGAATTGATAAGAAGAAAAAGAGTGTCACAATGATCGGCAGGAAGCTTAAGACTCCACCGACACCGCTAAAAATTCCGTCGATCACAAGAGAATGTACCACACTGTTGACATTTGCCGCCTGCATCGCCTTGTCCGCCAGATCTGTCAAAGCTGTGATTCCAGATTCTAAAAGCCCCTGTAAAAACGCGCCGATCACATTAAACGTGAGCCAGAACACAACTCCCATGATTCCGATAAATGCCGGAATTCCTGTATATTTCCCGGTCAGGAACTCATCTGCTTTTCTGCTTCTTACCCTCTCCTTGCTTTCCTTGGGTTTGATGACAGTCTCGCCGCAGATATCCTCGATATAATCAAAACGCATCTGGGCAACCGCGGCCGCA comes from Coprococcus phoceensis and encodes:
- the feoB gene encoding ferrous iron transport protein B — protein: MKLSELSIGSTATILRVGGAGALRQHFLDMGLIQGTEVTVVKYAPMGDPVELRIHGYELTIRLADAENIETSEPHKPKTSKKKVAKPEKHHPGYGEGGKFHDRNHENPLSDSETLTFALVGNQNCGKTTLFNQLTGAKQHVGNFPGVTVDRKDGVIKGHDNTLITDLPGIYSMSPYSSEEIVTREFVIHEKPKGIINIVDATNIERNLYLTMQLLELGIPMVVALNMMDELRENDGSVLVNEMEEELGVPVIPISAAKGEGIEELIRHAIHVAKYQEQPLETDFCKREEGIHRGIHAVMHLIEDHAEKVRIPVRFAASKVMEGDTKILEQLKLTANEQHVLEEIAKQTEEETGMDRAAAVAQMRFDYIEDICGETVIKPKESKERVRSRKADEFLTGKYTGIPAFIGIMGVVFWLTFNVIGAFLQGLLESGITALTDLADKAMQAANVNSVVHSLVIDGIFSGVGGVLSFLPIIVTLFFFLSILEDSGYMARVAFIMDKLLRKLGLSGRSIVPMLIGFGCTVPGVMASRTLPSERDRKMTILLTPFMSCTAKLPIYAFFTAAFFPDHGALVMIALYVFGIVMGIVMALIFKKTAFKGEAVPFVMELPNYRMPGAKNVGHLLWDKAKDFLQRAFTVIFIATIVIWFLQNFDTGLNMVSDSQHSILALVAGALAPIFIPVGFGDWRIVTALISGFLAKESVVSSLTVLFGSTVTLQGSLTTVGAAALLVFCLLYTPCVAAIASVKRELGGKWAVAMAIGQCVIAWIMAFVVYHIGMLF